Proteins encoded by one window of Roseofilum capinflatum BLCC-M114:
- a CDS encoding DUF1822 family protein, producing the protein MKTNPTITMPLTLKVHEQAARCAQNQVDPGKAKQVYLNTLAIQAVKTYLEWFDLAPDGEASDSHNPILQSLSNSADLWIEGKGRVECRPVLPGESRCVIPPETWGDRLAYIAVQLNSDLTEANLVGYLPHVYHSEVPLTDFHSLDTLLEHLHPVMLTQWLDNLEDQLASGWQTWREFWSTSQPQLAFSFRHPSVTASAPNHCERGKKLQLDPNGEPIGLFIGIHPMVNDEFDIFVQVYPLGNQSHLPPDLQLSILDDEDEVVMQASSRSTKSMQLDFSAEIGDRFSVKVSLGDISLTEWFMI; encoded by the coding sequence ATGAAAACTAATCCTACAATCACCATGCCCTTAACCCTGAAGGTTCACGAGCAGGCAGCCCGATGCGCCCAAAATCAAGTCGATCCGGGTAAAGCGAAACAAGTTTATCTGAATACATTAGCGATTCAGGCAGTGAAAACCTACTTAGAATGGTTCGATCTCGCTCCGGATGGGGAAGCCTCTGACAGTCATAACCCTATTTTGCAATCTCTTTCTAATAGTGCTGATCTATGGATTGAGGGCAAAGGTCGAGTGGAGTGTCGGCCGGTTTTACCGGGAGAATCTAGGTGCGTTATTCCGCCAGAAACTTGGGGCGATCGCCTAGCCTATATTGCCGTTCAACTCAACTCAGACCTCACGGAAGCCAATCTGGTGGGATATTTGCCCCATGTCTATCACTCAGAAGTCCCCTTAACTGACTTTCACTCCCTCGATACTCTCTTGGAACATTTGCATCCAGTCATGCTGACTCAATGGTTGGATAATTTAGAGGATCAGCTGGCTTCGGGTTGGCAAACTTGGAGGGAATTTTGGTCAACCTCCCAACCCCAATTGGCTTTCAGTTTTAGACATCCTAGTGTTACCGCTTCTGCACCTAACCACTGTGAACGGGGCAAAAAGTTACAATTAGACCCCAATGGTGAGCCAATCGGATTATTTATAGGTATTCATCCGATGGTGAATGACGAATTTGATATTTTTGTACAAGTCTATCCCCTAGGGAACCAGTCCCATTTACCCCCAGACCTGCAATTGTCGATTTTAGATGACGAAGATGAAGTGGTGATGCAAGCTTCTTCTAGAAGTACAAAATCTATGCAACTCGATTTTAGTGCTGAAATTGGCGATCGCTTTTCGGTTAAAGTGTCCCTAGGGGATATTAGTCTTACTGAATGGTTTATGATATAA